From a region of the Coffea arabica cultivar ET-39 chromosome 3e, Coffea Arabica ET-39 HiFi, whole genome shotgun sequence genome:
- the LOC113736346 gene encoding ER lumen protein-retaining receptor isoform X2, whose amino-acid sequence MKLIFLGSSFSIVWYMRHHKVVRRSYDRDQDTFRHLFLVLPCLLLALVIHEKFNFKEVMWAFSIFLEAVAILPQLVLLQRTRNIDNLTGQYVFLLGAYRSLYILNWIYRYFTEPHYVHWITWVAGLVQTALYADFFYYYFQSWKNNVKLELPA is encoded by the exons ATGAAGTTAATATTCTTGGGAAGCTCTTTCTCAATTGTCTGGTACATGAGGCATCACAAGGTTGTCCGGAGATCTTACGATAGGGATCAGGACACTTTTCGCCATCTTTTCCTTGTGCTACCATGTTTGCTTTTGGCTCTGGTTATACATGAAAAGTTTAACTTCAAGGAG GTAATGTGGGCCTTTTCCATATTCTTGGAAGCTGTTGCCATCCTTCCTCAGCTGGTCTTGTTGCAAAGGACAAGAAATATTGACAACCTGACTGGGCAATATGTTTTTCTCCTTGG AGCTTATCGAAGCTTATACATTCTGAACTGGATTTACCGCTATTTCACTGAGCCCCACTATGTCCACTGGATAA CTTGGGTAGCAGGGCTTGTTCAGACTGCACTTTACGCTGATTTCTTCTATTATTACTTCCAAAG TTGGAAGAATAATGTAAAACTAGAGCTACCAGCTTGA
- the LOC113736440 gene encoding purple acid phosphatase 15-like: protein MQSLEMALLKGRALVGLAVFLLLNLVQVDGRIPTTLEGPFKPVTVDLDKSFRGNAIDLPDTDHRVQKNVVGFEPEQISVSLSSDYDSAWISWITGEFQIGDNIKPLNPKTVKNFLYYGKSNLFLNHKIKGDSLIYNQLYPFEGLQNYTSGIIHHVRLTGLEPNTEYYYRCGDPSIPAMSDIYQFRTMPASGPKNYPSRIAVMGDLGLTYNTTSTVSHLISNQPDLVLLVGDVSYANLYLTNGTGADCYSCSFPDTPIHETYQPRWDYWGRFMQPLVSKVPLMVVEGNHEIEEQVGNRTFAAYSSRFAFPSKESGSLSTFYFSFNAGGIHFIMLGAYIAYNKSADQYKWLKRDLAKVDRKVTPWLVATWHPPWYSTYVAHYREAECMRVEMEEILYKYGVDIVFNGHVHAYERSNRVYNYTLDPCGPVYIAVGDGGNREKMAIKHADEPGNCPDPSTTPDSYMGGFCAYNFTSGPAAGKFCWDRQPDYSAYRESSFGHGILEVKNETHALWTWHRNQDMYNEAGDQIYIVRQPERCPVEPKVSSSVEF from the exons ATGCAAAGTCTTGAGATGGCTTTGCTAAAAGGGAGAGCTCTTGTTGGGTTGGCTGTGTTTCTTTTGCTGAACCTTGTGCAAGTTGATGGGAGAATTCCGACAACTCTAGAAGGACCATTTAAGCCAGTGACAGTTGATTTGGATAAGAGTTTTAGAGGGAATGCAATTGATTTGCCAGATACTGATCATAGGGTGCAGAAAAATGTTGTAGGTTTTGAGCCTGAACAAATTTCAGTCTCCCTTTCTTCAGATTATGATTCAGCTTGGATTTCATGGATTACAG GTGAATTTCAAATAGGTGACAACATCAAACCATTGAATCCCAAGactgtaaaaaattttctatacTATGGGAAATCAAATCTGTTCTTGAATCACAAAATAAAGGGTGATTCATTAATTTATAACCAGCTCTATCCATTTGAAGGCTTGCAGAACTACACCTCCGGGATCATACATCATGTCCGACTTACAG GATTGGAACCCAACACTGAATATTATTATCGATGCGGAGATCCTTCAATACCAGCAATGAGTGATATCTATCAATTCAGGACTATGCCTGCTTCAGGTCCAAAAAACTACCCTAGCAGAATAGCAGTGATGGGAGACCTTGGTCTTACATACAATACAACTTCAACTGTTAGCCACTTGATAAGCAACCAGCCTGATCTTGTTCTATTGGTGGGGGATGTTTCCTACGCCAATCTGTATCTGACAAATGGAACTGGCGCTGATTGCTATTCTTGCTCGTTTCCTGATACACCCATCCATGAGACCTATCAACCTCGTTGGGATTACTGGGGAAG GTTTATGCAGCCACTAGTGTCTAAAGTACCACTAATGGTGGTAGAGGGAAACCATGAGATCGAAGAACAAGTTGGGAATCGGACATTTGCAGCCTATAGTTCTCGGTTTGCATTTCCATCTAAAGAAAGTGGATCTTTGTCTACATTCTACTTTTCATTCAATGCGGGagggatacatttcataatGCTCGGTGCATATATTGCATATAATAAGTCAG CTGATCAATACAAATGGTTGAAGAGAGATCTTGCAAAAGTTGACAGAAAAGTCACTCCTTGGCTGGTAGCAACTTGGCATCCTCCATGGTACTCAACATATGTAGCTCACTATAGGGAAGCTGAATGTATGAGGGTAGAGATGGAAGAAATACTGTACAAGTATGGTGTTGATATAGTCTTCAATGGACAT GTTCATGCCTATGAGAGATCAAACAGAGTCTACAACTACACACTGGATCCCTGTGGGCCTGTATACATAGCAGTTGGTGATGGTGGTAACAGGGAGAAAATGGCTATTAAACATGCTGATGAACCAGGGAACTGTCCAGACCCATCCACAACTCCAGACAGCTATATGGGTGGATTTTGTGCTTACAATTTTACATCAGGTCCAGCAGCTGGAAAGTTCTGTTGGGATCGACAGCCAGATTATAGTGCATACAGGGAAAGTAGCTTTGGACATGGTATTCTAGAG GTGAAGAATGAGACACATGCTCTGTGGACATGGCACCGGAATCAGGATATGTACAATGAAGCCGGTGATCAAATATACATTGTGAGACAACCCGAGAGATGCCCAGTTGAACCAAAG GTCTCTTCTTCAGTTGAATTCTAG
- the LOC113737806 gene encoding PLASMODESMATA CALLOSE-BINDING PROTEIN 1-like, translating to MAPSSNVVQMRIHTLHALLLISSSLVIHVAAATWCVARSDASDQALQTALDYACSAGADCAPLQSTGLCYLPNTLIAHASYAFNSYYQRRAMAPGSCSFAGTATIAKTDPSYGSCVYPSSPSAAGGPPTVGGMPTNPITSPSLSAPPPPETKPLNNVGGLRPGLGGGIPATQNSKAASLPSSTATTLTLSSFLLVLFLISEP from the exons ATGGCACCATCATCTAATGTGGTGCAGATGAGAATACACACACTACACGCACTACTACTCATCAGCAGCAGTTTAGTCATCCATGTGGCGGCAGCAACATGGTGTGTAGCCAGAAGTGATGCAAGTGATCAAGCTTTGCAAACAGCACTGGACTATGCTTGCAGTGCTGGTGCAGATTGTGCACCTCTTCAATCAACTGGGCTGTGTTATCTTCCCAATACTCTCATTGCTCATGCTTCTTATGCCTTCAATAGTTATTACCAGCGCAGGGCCATGGCTCCAGGATCCTGTAGCTTTGCTGGCACCGCCACCATAGCCAAAACTGATCCAA GCTACGGATCTTGTGTTTATCCATCATCTCCGAG CGCTGCAGGAGGACCACCTACCGTAGGCGGTATGCCAACCAATCCAATCACTAGTCCATCTTTGAGCGCACCACCACCACCGGAGACTAAACCCTTAAACAACGTTGGAGGCTTGAGACCAGGGCTGGGTGGTGGAATTCCTGCAACACAGAATTCTAAAGCTGCTTCTCTACCATCCTCTACTGCGACTACCTTAACTCTTTCATCTTTCTTGCTTGTACTCTTTCTCATTTCTGAACCCTAA
- the LOC113736346 gene encoding ER lumen protein-retaining receptor isoform X1 yields MNIFRLAGDMTHLASVLVLLLKIHTIKSCAGISLKTQELYAIVFATRYLDIFTDYISLYNTIMKLIFLGSSFSIVWYMRHHKVVRRSYDRDQDTFRHLFLVLPCLLLALVIHEKFNFKEVMWAFSIFLEAVAILPQLVLLQRTRNIDNLTGQYVFLLGAYRSLYILNWIYRYFTEPHYVHWITWVAGLVQTALYADFFYYYFQSWKNNVKLELPA; encoded by the exons ATGAATATATTCAGATTAGCGGGGGATATGACCCATTTGGCCAGTGTGCTTGTTTTGCTTCTTAAGATCCACACAATCAAATCCTGTGCTG GCATTTCTTTGAAGACCCAGGAGCTCTATGCTATTGTCTTTGCTACTCGTTACTTGGACATATTTACAGACTATATCTCCCTATACAATACCATAATGAAGTTAATATTCTTGGGAAGCTCTTTCTCAATTGTCTGGTACATGAGGCATCACAAGGTTGTCCGGAGATCTTACGATAGGGATCAGGACACTTTTCGCCATCTTTTCCTTGTGCTACCATGTTTGCTTTTGGCTCTGGTTATACATGAAAAGTTTAACTTCAAGGAG GTAATGTGGGCCTTTTCCATATTCTTGGAAGCTGTTGCCATCCTTCCTCAGCTGGTCTTGTTGCAAAGGACAAGAAATATTGACAACCTGACTGGGCAATATGTTTTTCTCCTTGG AGCTTATCGAAGCTTATACATTCTGAACTGGATTTACCGCTATTTCACTGAGCCCCACTATGTCCACTGGATAA CTTGGGTAGCAGGGCTTGTTCAGACTGCACTTTACGCTGATTTCTTCTATTATTACTTCCAAAG TTGGAAGAATAATGTAAAACTAGAGCTACCAGCTTGA